The genomic segment CGCCACAAAGCGCACATCGGGTTTGTCGATGCCCATGCCGAACGCGATGGTGGCCACCATCACCACGCCTTCTTCGCGCAAAAATTCGTTTTGGTGGCGCTGGCGCACCGCCGCGTCCAGGCCTGCGTGGTACGGCAGCGCATGGATGCCCGACTCGACCAGCATGGCCGCGATCTCTTCGACCCGCTTGCGCGACTGGCAATAGACCACACCCGCTTCTTCGGGGTGCTCGCGTTCGATGAAGCGCAGCAATTGGGTGCTGGCGTCTTTTTTCTCGACGATGGTGTAGCGGATGTTGGGCCGGTCAAAGCTGCTGATGAACAGCTCGGCGCCTTCCAATTGCAAGCGCTCGACGATGTCGGCACGGGTCAGCGCATCGGCCGTGGCCGTGAGCGCCACACGCGGCACGCCGGGGTAGCGCTCGTGCAACACCGTCAGGCCCCGGTACTCGGGCCGGAAGTCGTGGCCCCATTGGCTCACGCAATGGGCTTCATCGATGGCGAACAGGCTCAGCAGCCCGCGTTCGAGCAAGGAGTCCATTTGGGCCAGAAAGCGCCCATGGGTCACGCGTTCAGGTGCTGCGTAGAGCAGCGTGATCTCACCGCGCATCAGTCGGCGTTCGATGTCCTGCGCTTCTTCGCTCGTCAGCGTGGAGTTGAGGAAGGCGGCGTTCACGCCCGCTTCGTGCAACGCACCCACCTGGTCGTGCATCAGCGCAATCAAGGGCGACACCACCACCGTGATGCCCTGGCCTGCCCGTTGGCGAGCGATGGCCGGAATTTGGTAGCACAGCGACTTGCCACCACCCGTGGGCATGAGCACCAGCGCATCGCCCCCTGCCGCCACATGGTCGATGATGGCTTGCTGGGGGCCGCGAAAGGCATCGTAGCCAAAGACTTCGCGCAGGATGGGGAGGTGGGGGGACACGTTCGGTGTGACAGCTTTGGGTGAGGGGTGATTGTCCGCTATTGGGCGGCTTGATTTTGGCGGGTGTTGTGAGGGTGGGCGGGGGCGGGCACAGGGTTCCTCATGAGGCGGGGGTACGCCAAAATCGTCACCCCGTGCCCGCCCCCTTCCAAACGCCCCCCGACTGAGACAGCTCTCTCCCTCTATTGACAGCGTTACCATCCTTCCCCATGCACACCTCTGCCCTTGTTCTGTTTTCCGGTGGCCAAGACTCCACCACCTGCCTGGCCCATGCCTTGAGCCGCTATGAGCGCGTTGAAACATTGGCTTTTGACTACGGCCAGCGCCACAAAGTCGAGCTGGACGCGCGTTTGAACGTGCTGGCGGCCCTGAAGGCGCGGTTTCCGGCCTGGGCCCCAAAAATGGGCGAGGACCATTTGCTGGACGCCAGCATCCTGGGCCAGATCAGCGAAACGGCATTGACCCGCGACACCGCCATCGCCATGGAAAGCTCGGGTCTGCCCAATACCTTTGTGCCCGGGCGCAACCTGTTGTTCCTGACGCTGGCCGCCGCTTTGGCCTACCGCCGGGGCTTGCAAGTGATCGTCACGGGGGTGTGCGAGACCGATTTTTCGGGCTATCCCGACTGCCGCGACGACACCATGAAGGCCATGCAGGTGGCCCTGTCGCTGGGCATGGACCGCAAGCTGCTGATCGAAACCCCGCTCATGTGGATCGACAAGGCCCAAACCTGGCAACTGGCGCACGATTTGGGCCACAAGGCCGATGCCCACGGTGGCGGACCGGCCTTGGTGGACCAGATCGTCGAGCACAGCCACACCTGCTATCTGGGTGACCGCAGCCAGCGCCATGCTTGGGGTTATGGCTGCGGCCAGTGCCCCGCGTGTGAGCTGCGGGCGTCGGGGTTTGAGCGATTTCAAAAGGCTTGAAACCCGGACTTTTACAATACGGGTCATGAAGACCCCTGTTTACACCCGCGCCCAAGCGCTGCCCGCGATCCTGAACACCCGCATCGCCATCCTGGACGGGGCCATGGGCACCATGATCCAGCGTTTCAAATTGTCGGAGGCCGACTACCGGGGCGAACGTTTCAAGGACTTCCCCAAAGACGTCAAGGGCAACAACGAGTTGCTCAGCCTGACCCGTCCCGACGTGATCCGCGACATCCACGAAGGCTATTTGGCCGCCGGTGCCGACCTGATCGAGACCAACACCTTTGGCGCGACCACCGTGGCCCAGGCCGACTACGACATGCAGCACCTGGCCCGCGAGATGAACCTGCAGTCCGCCAAGATAGCCCGAGCGGCCTGCGACAAGTTCTCCACCCCCGACAAACCCCGTTTTGTGGTCGGCGCCTTGGGCCCCACGCCCAAGACCGCCAGCATCAGCCCCGACGTGAACGACGCCGGGGCCCGCAACGTGACCTTTGAAGAACTGCGCGCCGCTTATTACGAACAGGTGGAAGCCTTGGTCGAAGGGGGCTCCGACGTGTTGCTGGTGGAGACGATTTTTGACACGCTCAACGCCAAAGCGGCGCTGTTTGCCATCGAAGAATTCTTTGAAGCCAGTGGTGAGCGCCTGCCCCTCATCATCAGCGGCACCGTGACCGATGCTTCGGGCCGCATCCTGAGCGGCCAGACCGTGACCGCTTTTTGGCACAGCGTGCGCCACGCCCAGCCCCTGGCCATTGGCCTGAACTGCGCCTTGGGCGCGACGCTGATGCGCCCTTACATCCAGGAGCTGAACAAGGTGGCGGGTGATACGTTCATCAGCTGCTACCCCAACGCGGGCTTGCCCAACCCGATGAGCGACACCGGCTTTGACGAAACGCCCGAGGTGACCAGCCGCCTGCTGCACGAATTTGCCGCCGAGGGCTTGGTCAACATTGTGGGCGGCTGCTGCGGCACCACACCCGAGCACATCGGCGCGATTGGCAAAGCCGTTGCACCCTTGGCCCCGCGCAATGTGCACGGTGGGTTTTTCTACAAAGAAGCGGCCTGAGTTTTCAGGCCATGTCGGGGCTTGCGCCCCGACATGTCGGGTTCAAGGCTCTAACAGCATCCGCTTCAACTCGCCCAGATCTTGGGGGCTGAGGCCAATCGCGCCGTGCAAATAGTCCTGCATGCCGCCGTGTTGGGTGTCTACCGCGTCAAAAGCCGCCTGCAAAAACTCTGGCTGCACTTGCCACAGCACCTTCATCACATGGGGGTGGCCTTGGCCCTCCAGTCGGGCATCGCGCTTGTAGAGTTGGTTGGTCAGCAAATAGTCGTGCTCGATGGTGGCGCGGTTCACGCCCAACGCTGAGAGCAGCAGCGCCGCCGCAAAACCGGTGCGGTCTTTGCCAGCGGTGCAGTGGAACACCTGGGGTGTGGGCTGCTCCAGCAAATGCTTCAGGAACCGCCCATATGTGTCCGCGTTGCGGTTCACAAAATCGCGGTAGGTCTCGCGCATCAAATCCACTGTCTCTTCGGTGGTGGGCACGATGCCCTGCGCCACCAGCGCCTGCATGCGCGCGATCACGGTAGGCTCAATCGTCAGTGCCACGCGCTCAACGCCGGCAATCGCATAAGGCGTTGCGGTGTATTCGACCACGCCGCGAAAGTCCAGGCTGTGCCGCACACCCAGCGACTGCAAACGCGCCACATCTGCATCGGTCAGCCCCGCCAGATGGTCCGAGCGAAACACATGGCCACGCTTGACGCGCTGGCCCCCAGCCGTGGGGTAGCCGCCCACATCGCGGAAGTTGGACGCGCCTTGCAGGGATGTGAGAGGGTTGGATTCGAGGGTCATGTGCGTCTCAAAGGTGATGGCCCCATTGTGCGGCGTTCAAACCGTCAAACCTGTCATCTTGGTGCAAAGTGGGTGTCAGTTTCTCAGGTCAGGCCTGCGGTTAAAATCACCCCTTCCCCAAGGAGCGTTGCAGCCCGCCGCCGTCAAGGCGCATCCGGTCAGGCTTGGGGCCGTTCAATGTCTGAATGATCTTGCACAACGACGCTCACCTGTTGCCCCAAGGTGAGCCCGTGTCTGTTGTCGCGTCTGAAATTCTGTCTGTTTCCCCCATGAAGTTGTCCGGTCTGGAGCCTGTCTCCATCGGCACGGGGTCGCTGTTTGTCAACGTGGGTGAGCGCACCAACGTGACCGGCTCCAAGGCCTTTGCCCGCATGATTTTGAACGGCGAATACGAGCAAGCGCTGGCCGTGGCGCGCCAGCAGGTTGAAAACGGTGCGCAGATCATCGACGTGAACATGGACGAAGCCATGCTCGACAGCCAGGCGGCCATGGTGCGGTTTTTGAACCTGATGGCCGGCGAGCCCGACATCGCCCGCGTGCCGGTGATGGTGGATTCGTCCAAATGGACCGTGATCGAAGCCGGTTTGCGCTGCATCCAGGGTAAGGGCATCGTGAACTCGATCAGCATGAAAGAAGGCGTGGAAGAGTTCAAGCGCCAGGCCAAGCTGGTCAAACGTTACGGCGCGGCTGCCGTGGTCATGGCGTTTGATGAAAAAGGCCAGGCCGACACTTACGAACGCAAGATCGAGATTTGCGAGCGCGCTTACCGCGTGCTGGTCGACGAGGTGAACTTTCCGCCGGAAGACATCATTTTTGACCCCAACATTTTTGCCATCGCCACCGGCATCGAAGAGCACAACAACTACGCGGTGGACTTCATCAACGCCACGCGTTGGATCAAGCAACACCTGCCGGGCGCCAAGGTCTCGGGCGGTGTGTCCAACGTGTCCTTCAGCTTCCGGGGCAACGACCCGGTGCGCGAGGCCATCCACACCGTGTTCCTGTACCACGCCATCCAGGCGGGCATGGACATGGGCATCGTCAACGCGGGCATGGTCGGCGTCTACGACGACCTGGAGCCCACGCTGCGCGAGCGGGTGGAAGACGTGGTGCTGAACCGCCGCCCTGATGCGGGCGAGCGTTTGGTGGAAGTGGCCGACAGCGCCAAGGGCGCAGCCAAAGACGAGACCACCAAGCTGGCCTGGCGCGGCACGCCCGATGCACCGGTGCGTGTGGCGCAGCGCTTGAGTCACTCGCTGGTGCATGGCATCACCGACTTCATCAGCGACGACACCGAAGAGGCTTACCAAGAAATTCTGGCCAAGGGCGGTCGTCCGCTGCATGTGATCGAAGGCCCGCTGATGGACGGCATGAACGTGGTCGGCGACCTGTTCGGCCAGGGCAAGATGTTCTTGCCGCAGGTGGTGAAAAGCGCCCGCGTGATGAAACAGGCTGTGGCGCATTTGCTGCCTTACATCGAAGCCGAAAAGCTCGCGCAAGAAGCCGCTGGCGAAGACGTGAAAGCCAAGGGCAAGATCGTGATCGCCACCG from the Limnohabitans sp. 2KL-27 genome contains:
- the queC gene encoding 7-cyano-7-deazaguanine synthase QueC encodes the protein MHTSALVLFSGGQDSTTCLAHALSRYERVETLAFDYGQRHKVELDARLNVLAALKARFPAWAPKMGEDHLLDASILGQISETALTRDTAIAMESSGLPNTFVPGRNLLFLTLAAALAYRRGLQVIVTGVCETDFSGYPDCRDDTMKAMQVALSLGMDRKLLIETPLMWIDKAQTWQLAHDLGHKADAHGGGPALVDQIVEHSHTCYLGDRSQRHAWGYGCGQCPACELRASGFERFQKA
- a CDS encoding homocysteine S-methyltransferase family protein, translated to MKTPVYTRAQALPAILNTRIAILDGAMGTMIQRFKLSEADYRGERFKDFPKDVKGNNELLSLTRPDVIRDIHEGYLAAGADLIETNTFGATTVAQADYDMQHLAREMNLQSAKIARAACDKFSTPDKPRFVVGALGPTPKTASISPDVNDAGARNVTFEELRAAYYEQVEALVEGGSDVLLVETIFDTLNAKAALFAIEEFFEASGERLPLIISGTVTDASGRILSGQTVTAFWHSVRHAQPLAIGLNCALGATLMRPYIQELNKVAGDTFISCYPNAGLPNPMSDTGFDETPEVTSRLLHEFAAEGLVNIVGGCCGTTPEHIGAIGKAVAPLAPRNVHGGFFYKEAA
- a CDS encoding tyrosine-protein phosphatase; its protein translation is MTLESNPLTSLQGASNFRDVGGYPTAGGQRVKRGHVFRSDHLAGLTDADVARLQSLGVRHSLDFRGVVEYTATPYAIAGVERVALTIEPTVIARMQALVAQGIVPTTEETVDLMRETYRDFVNRNADTYGRFLKHLLEQPTPQVFHCTAGKDRTGFAAALLLSALGVNRATIEHDYLLTNQLYKRDARLEGQGHPHVMKVLWQVQPEFLQAAFDAVDTQHGGMQDYLHGAIGLSPQDLGELKRMLLEP